In the genome of Shewanella denitrificans OS217, the window TTTCCATATGGCAGCAGCGCCAACACTAAAACCTATCAGCATAATTGGGCCAGTCTTGGCCGTTATTGTCTCCAAAAGGAGTGCCGCATAAGCCTCTAATCCTATTTCAGATGCGAAATAACGATACGCCTCAGCTTCATCATTAAAATTCATGATTTTTGCATTATAAGGGTCTAGTACTTCGACCTCATGTGCAATGTTTGCAGCGATTTCATCTAATGCTGCTGTTTTGCCAAAAATATCAGTGACTAGGATGGTATTCATAGTTTACCTCTGGCCTGTGAAAGCATTATCTGCGCATTAACACTTGGCTGATAAGGTGGTCCTTGCCTTTTTTCAAGATAAGCTTGGCGCGCTCACGGGTCGGCTGGATATTTAACTGCAGGTTTGGGCCGTTAATGGTGTCCCAAATATTGGCGGCGATGGCATTGGCTTCACCATCAGAAAGCGTCGCGTAATGATGAAAGAAAGATCTAGGGTCATTAAAAGCGCCGTGACGGAACTGCAAGAAACGCTGTTGATACCAATCTTTTAATAAACTCTCATCGGCATCCACATAGATAGAGAAATCTACGAAGTCAGACACGAAGGGTCTACGGGTCTCTACTAAGGTATCGAGCCCTGTCTGTAACACATTCAAACCTTCGAGTATGATGATGTCGGGTTGTGCTATCACTTGATGCTGGTCAGTTAATCTGTCGTAGGTGATGTGGGAATAGAGCGGCACCTTGACATTATTATCCCCAGACTTCACCGCGGAAATAAATTCGCCTAACAGCTTAGTATCATAGCTTTCGGGGAAGCCTTTGCGTTGCAGTAAGCCTTTGCGCTTTAATTCGGCTAATGGATATAAGAAGCCGTCTGTAGTGACTAAATCGACTTTAGGATGCTCGGGCCAGCGTTGCAGCAAAGTTTGCAGTATACGGGCTGTGGTGCTCTTTCCAACGGCCACGCTGCCTGCAATGCTGATGATGTAGGGGCTTTTGGGCGCTTGTTGGGACAAAAACTTATCGATAACCAGGCCGCGCTGCTGTTTGGCACCGACAATAAGATTCAGTAAGCGGCTTAGAGGCAGATAAATATCTGTGACTTCATCGAGGGACAGCTTTTCATTCATGCCTTTAAGCTGGGTTAGCTCGGCTTCACTCAAGGTGAGCGGCACTGATTTTCTAAGTTCAGCCCACTGTTCGCGCTCAAACGATAAATAAAGGGCGTCTTGTATTGAGTTTGCCACTATCTTAACCTTTCTCTTAGCTTGGTTTGGCACAGTACACCAAGGTGTTAGTGGGAACAATAGTCACACAGGTATTTGCAATGTCATCTTGGCTGTCTCGGCGAGTTTTTAGCCAAAAAAAGCCATTAAGGATAAAAAAGCAACGCTTAAGCGAATTTTTTAGCTTTTTTTACATTTTACACTTGCACTCTAAGGCACATTTCCATAATATCCGTCCCCGAAATGATGCGCCGGCATAGCTCAGTTGGTAGAGCAACTGACTTGTAATCAGTAGGTCCCGAGTTCGACTCTTGGTGCCGGCACCATATTTCTGTGGAGGGGTTCCCGAGTGGCCAAAGGGATCAGACTGTAAATCTGACGGCTCAGCCTTCGAAGGTTCGAATCCTTCTCCCTCCACCACTTTATATACTAATTTGCCATCAGGCGAGTTAGTGCGCGGACATCGTATAATGGTATTACTCCAGCCTTCCAAGCTGATAACGCGGGTTCGATTCCCGCTGTCCGCTCCAACTTTTCAAACGTCACTTCTTGTTTTATTCGATTTATTTCTCTCATTAATAAAAAACGCCTGGCTCAGGTTTTTTCTGTTTTTTATTTTTCAGCGATGATATTCAAAATACATGCGAAGTTGTGCAATTAAGCTTCACTTTTGATGGGGGGAGCAAAATGCGCTTTAAGATTTCGGCTTTTTGCCCCTAAGCCAAGCACACTGTCTTGCTAACAAAGCTGAATAAGAATACAATCTATGGCCGAATTTTTGACCCTGTGCTGACGCATTTCTAAGGGAAAACTCGGAAATGCATATTTGTAAGATATAAATATCTTTCAAGCCATAAGCTTAGGTCGCTGTAAGTAACGGAATAAACCGATGACAACTAATACTGAAAACCAGACTAACTCTCTGGATATCGTGAAGTGGGGCATAGTAATTGTATTACTCGCTGCTGCTATTATTGGCAACCAAATGTTTGGCGAGGCAAGTGTTGTCGTTCGCGCTTTAGGCGTAATCGTCGCGTTTGTGATTGCTGGTTTGATTGCACTTCAGACTGTAAAGGGCAAGATAGCGCTAGCTTTTGCTCAAGAAGCTCATATTGAAGTACGCAAGGTTGTTTGGCCAACGCGTCAAGAAGCGTTAAACACCACCTTTATAGTACTGGTTGCTACCGCTATCGTTGCGCTGATCCTGTGGGGATTTGACGCGGTATTGTTACGACTCGTAAATTTAATCACTGGCGTATAGGCATCTTAAATGACTGAAGCTAAAGAAGTTAAGAAAAGA includes:
- the coaA gene encoding type I pantothenate kinase, which gives rise to MANSIQDALYLSFEREQWAELRKSVPLTLSEAELTQLKGMNEKLSLDEVTDIYLPLSRLLNLIVGAKQQRGLVIDKFLSQQAPKSPYIISIAGSVAVGKSTTARILQTLLQRWPEHPKVDLVTTDGFLYPLAELKRKGLLQRKGFPESYDTKLLGEFISAVKSGDNNVKVPLYSHITYDRLTDQHQVIAQPDIIILEGLNVLQTGLDTLVETRRPFVSDFVDFSIYVDADESLLKDWYQQRFLQFRHGAFNDPRSFFHHYATLSDGEANAIAANIWDTINGPNLQLNIQPTRERAKLILKKGKDHLISQVLMRR
- the secE gene encoding preprotein translocase subunit SecE translates to MTTNTENQTNSLDIVKWGIVIVLLAAAIIGNQMFGEASVVVRALGVIVAFVIAGLIALQTVKGKIALAFAQEAHIEVRKVVWPTRQEALNTTFIVLVATAIVALILWGFDAVLLRLVNLITGV